ATCCATCCCACCACCCTGTATTCCCAAAAGCCAGGCCGTTCTTTTCTGATCTCCGAATCGGTCAGGGGAGAGGGCGGTATTCTGTTAAACGCCAAGGGCGAGCGCTTTGTCAATGAGCTGCTTCCCAGAGATCTGCTGACTGAGGCCATCGAGAAGCAGAAGGCCATTGACCACAAGGAGTATGTACGTTTATCCGTCGTTCATCTCGGGGCAGAGGCCATCAAGGGGCGATTTCCGAATATTTACAGGCATTGTCTGGAAGAGGGCTACGATATGACAAGGGAGCCTATACCCGTCACACCGGCCCAGCACTATTTTATGGGCGGCATTGAGGTCGACCTGGACAGCCGTACCTCCTTTGAGAATCTGTACGCGGTGGGGGAAACCAGCTGCAACGGCGTTCACGGGGCCAACCGCCTCGCCAGCAACTCCCTGCTGGAGAGCCTGGTCTTTGCCGAAAGGGCAGCCCGGCATATCGCGGCAGAGCCGCGGCGCAGCATGGCCTTGGGCCTGCCGGCTTTTTCGATGCTGTCAGCGCCTCAGGTGGTTCCGGATTACAAATCATTGATATTAGAGGAAATTAAGAGAGAGGACACACATTTTTATGAACAATGGTGCAACAATTAAAATAAATGTTGACGAGGCAATACTGAGCGCCCTGCGGGAGGATGTGACCAGTGAGGACATTACCACAAACGCGGTCATGCGTGAGCCCCGGCAGGGCAGGGCAGAGCTTATCTGTAAACAGGACGGTGTGCTGGCCGGGATCGGCGTTTTCAGACGGGTATTTGAGCTTTTAGACGATACCGCTGCTTTTGAACTTTACTGTGAGGATGGCGATAAGGTATCAGAGGGCGCCGTTATCGGCATTGTCACCGGTGATATCCGCTGTCTGCTCACTGGCGAACGGACCGCCCTGAATTTTCTCCAGCGTATGAGCGGCATCGCCACCTATACCAGAGGTCTGGCCGATGTGCTGGAGGGGAGCCAGACAAAGCTGTTGGATACGCGTAAAACTACGCCAAATATGCGTGTTTTTGAAAAGTACGCTGTCAAGGTTGGCGGCGGCTATAACCACCGCTATAACCTGTCCGATGGTATTCTGCTGAAGGATAACCATATCGGCGCTGCCGGAAGTGTGAAAAAGGCAGTGGCCATGGCAAAAGAATACGCTTCCTTTGTGCGCAAGATCGAGGTAGAGGTTGAAAATCTTGAGATGCTGGAGGAAGCCCTTGAGGCCGGAGCGGATATTATCATGCTGGATAACATGGACAGCGAGACCATGAGAAAAGCAGTGGCCATGGTTGATGGCCGTGCTGAGACGGAGTGCTCGGGCAATGTTACCCTTGAACGTCTGAGTGAGATTGCTGAGATTGGCGTCGATTATGTCTCTTGCGGTGCGCTGACGCATTCCGCACCCATTCTGGACTTTTCACTCAAGAATCTCAGGCCAGTTAAAGCGTAGAATACAGAGAAAGAAAGGTTGGTGATTATTTGGACGGAGAACAGCGGCGCAGGGAAATTATGGATGTGCTCAGGACCACCAAAGCTCCCGTATCCGGCGCCTTTCTGGGAAAAAAGTTTCATGTCAGCCGGCAGGTTATCGTTCAGGACATTGCCCTGATCCGCGCGAACTGCCCGGGCATTATCTCCACACATCGAGGCTATATTATGACCCAGCCTGCCTATGTCAGCCGGGTCTTTAAAGTCTGCCACGAGCCCGATCAGATTGAGGATGAGCTTAACCGTATCGTGGATGCAGGGGCAAGAGCTGTGGACGTCTTTGTCAGACATGCTATTTACGGTAAAATTGAAGCTGAGCTCAATGTATTTTCCAGGCGGGATGTGCGCCTCTTTGTGGATAAGGTAAAAAATCAGGGGGTAAAGCCTCTGACGGATATTACCGGCGGCGAGCATTACCACACTGTGGAAGCAGATTCCGAGAGTATTCTGGATGAGGTTGAAGAGGCCCTGCAAAGTGTAGGTATTCTCATAGGCGTTGAATAAACATATGGCAGAAGCGGTTAAATGCTTCTGCTTTTTTCGTTGTTCGCAAAAGGGCCGAATGGGTATAAATGACAATAAATAAGGGTTTCTTTTTTGATGAAACCGTTATATAATAGAATCATCAAGGAAAAGAGGTAAGAAATGAAAAAGAGACATTTAATCGCACTTTTTATGATTCTTTTGCTCCTGATCCCGTCGCTCAGCGGCTGCGGAAAAGATCTGACCACAAAAATATCTCTGGAATCAGGAGAATACTATGGTGAACAGGAAGTCACCCTTTCAAATGCCGGAACCGGAACGATTTATTACACCCTCGACGGCTCTGACCCAAGGGATGGCGGCAATGAATATAATCCTGAAATGCCACTGAAGATCAACTATGATTCAACCCTGAAGGCCTACACTAAGGAAGGCAGCAGTAAGGGGAAGGTTGTTGAAGCCACCTACACTATTAAAAATATGGAACAGACCGATCAAAGCTCGGGCGCGCTGATGTTTACATCCTATATCCGCGGCACCTACCAGAGTGGTGATTCCAAAATCATCTTTAACCATGACCGTTCCCTTGAATGGCAGAACGGCTCGGATACTGGCAGTTCACCCTATACCATTACAATGTCCAGCGACGAGGACCCGTTAAAGGCGACGCTAACTTACATCAATAACGATGGCAAGGAGGCTAAATACGATATTGACGCCAACGCTATCTGGGACGATGGTTCCCTGATCATTAACGGAACCACCTACCAGCCTGTGGATGAAGAAGAGGAATAACTGGACGGTCAGACAATAATAAAAAGAACCGCTCAATTGAGCGGTTCTTTTTATGTATAAGAGATTAGTAGGTAAAGAACGAGGATTTATACGCGCGGCATGGTTTTAGTCGCAACAACATCCACACCAGTGCCTAAAACGTCTTTGATGATGACATCGCCCATTTTGACAGGAGCGTCGACAACAATTTTGTCGATTTCTTTCATGACATCAAAGATTTTTCCTTTTGGCACAGCATCGGCTGTTTTGACGGGCAAACGAGCCATTAAAGCACCGTTGATCACAACAGTGGTCGGGATCACGCGTTTAGGATTGGTTACTTCTTCAATCCCATATTTTTCACCATTTTTGCAGGTGTTGCCCGTTACAGTGTATTTGCCGTCTTTTTCTTCAACGACCATTTGGCATCCTAAAGGGCATGAAATACATGTTACATTAGTTTTCATTTTTTTGCCTCCTTCGGTTCGACAATAAATTCTATTTTACCATTTGGGTATTTTTCCAGTACTTCTTTTTTGATATTGAAGTTTACCATTTCAGCAGGCAGGAATTTTCTGGCTTTTTTGGTAGCGATCTTTTCACCGTTAATATAGGCATTGACAACACTGTCGGCATAGACGTTGCGGACACGCATGTAGAAAGTCAGGGCATCGTCCATGTTGGCTAAAGAAACGTGCTGTGGTACAACATAGGAGATACCATCGCCGTTGACAGTGTCAAAGTTTGTTTCAGTGGATAATTCACCCTTGATATATTTGGCAGCACCTTTACCAGCCAGTACAGATTCTTCGGATACGAAGTCAACCAGGTCATGTACATGTACAACATTACCACAGGCAAATACGCCAGGCATGCTGGTTTCACGCAGCTCTCCGACAACCGGACCACTGGTGCGGCCGTCAATATCAACGCCTGCGTTGCGGGAGATTTCATTTTCAGGAATCAAACCAACGGATAAGAGAAGGGTATCACATGGGATGAATTCTTCTGTTCCAGCAATTGGTTTGCGGTCATCACCGACCTGCATCACGGTAACGCCTTCGATACGGTCTTTGCCGTGGATAAAGGTGATGGTGTGGGATAACTTCAATGGGATATCATAGTCATCCAGACACTGCACAATGTTACGAACCAAACCGTTGGAATAAGGCATTAATTCACAGACCGCCTGCACATGAGCGCCTTCCAACGTCATACGGCGTGCCATGATGAGTCCGATATCGCCGGAGCCCAGGATTACAACTTCCTTACCAGCCATGTAGCCTTCCATGTTGATGAAACGCTGCGCGGTACCGGCGGTGAAAACACCGGCGGGGCGGTAACCCGGAATACCAATGGCGCC
The DNA window shown above is from Eubacterium limosum and carries:
- a CDS encoding transcription repressor NadR, which produces MDGEQRRREIMDVLRTTKAPVSGAFLGKKFHVSRQVIVQDIALIRANCPGIISTHRGYIMTQPAYVSRVFKVCHEPDQIEDELNRIVDAGARAVDVFVRHAIYGKIEAELNVFSRRDVRLFVDKVKNQGVKPLTDITGGEHYHTVEADSESILDEVEEALQSVGILIGVE
- a CDS encoding chitobiase/beta-hexosaminidase C-terminal domain-containing protein, which gives rise to MKKRHLIALFMILLLLIPSLSGCGKDLTTKISLESGEYYGEQEVTLSNAGTGTIYYTLDGSDPRDGGNEYNPEMPLKINYDSTLKAYTKEGSSKGKVVEATYTIKNMEQTDQSSGALMFTSYIRGTYQSGDSKIIFNHDRSLEWQNGSDTGSSPYTITMSSDEDPLKATLTYINNDGKEAKYDIDANAIWDDGSLIINGTTYQPVDEEEE
- a CDS encoding NAD(P)/FAD-dependent oxidoreductase — its product is MIYDVVILGGGPAGLAAAVEAKKDGAENVLILERDRELGGILNQCIHNGFGLHTFKEQLTGPEYAERYIDQVVELGIPYELNTMVLDMEDKGDTKIVHAINEEDGYTAIETKSVILTMGCRERTSGAIGIPGYRPAGVFTAGTAQRFINMEGYMAGKEVVILGSGDIGLIMARRMTLEGAHVQAVCELMPYSNGLVRNIVQCLDDYDIPLKLSHTITFIHGKDRIEGVTVMQVGDDRKPIAGTEEFIPCDTLLLSVGLIPENEISRNAGVDIDGRTSGPVVGELRETSMPGVFACGNVVHVHDLVDFVSEESVLAGKGAAKYIKGELSTETNFDTVNGDGISYVVPQHVSLANMDDALTFYMRVRNVYADSVVNAYINGEKIATKKARKFLPAEMVNFNIKKEVLEKYPNGKIEFIVEPKEAKK
- a CDS encoding DUF1667 domain-containing protein; translated protein: MKTNVTCISCPLGCQMVVEEKDGKYTVTGNTCKNGEKYGIEEVTNPKRVIPTTVVINGALMARLPVKTADAVPKGKIFDVMKEIDKIVVDAPVKMGDVIIKDVLGTGVDVVATKTMPRV
- the nadC gene encoding carboxylating nicotinate-nucleotide diphosphorylase, giving the protein MNNGATIKINVDEAILSALREDVTSEDITTNAVMREPRQGRAELICKQDGVLAGIGVFRRVFELLDDTAAFELYCEDGDKVSEGAVIGIVTGDIRCLLTGERTALNFLQRMSGIATYTRGLADVLEGSQTKLLDTRKTTPNMRVFEKYAVKVGGGYNHRYNLSDGILLKDNHIGAAGSVKKAVAMAKEYASFVRKIEVEVENLEMLEEALEAGADIIMLDNMDSETMRKAVAMVDGRAETECSGNVTLERLSEIAEIGVDYVSCGALTHSAPILDFSLKNLRPVKA